In the Bacillus amyloliquefaciens DSM 7 = ATCC 23350 genome, CACCCATGATCGAAGGCGAGGCCAGATAGTTCCGTGTGATTCCCTGCATGAGCGCTCCGGAAACAGCAAGGGCGGCGCCGATAAACATCGCGCCGGCAGCCCTTGGGATTCTTGAATGCCATATGATCTGATGGTCGGTATTCTCCGGATTAAAGTGCAGCAATGCGGAGAACACGGTATGGACGTCAAGCTGCTTTGCGCCATATAAAACGGAAAGCAGCAGCGACAGAACAATGGCAATCGGTGAAGCGATGATAATAATGTGTGTCCGCCGTTTTGCATACATGTGAAAAACCTACTCTTTATTAGTCTTGAGTCAACTTATCAGCCGCAACCTGTAAGAAGCGGATTTTACTCCAAGAGGTTCCGCCTTGAGCTAATGGATCAATCGTATTGACGTATACATGGTCTTTTTTGACCGCCGTCAGGCTCTTCCAGATCGGATTTTTCTCTAAATCTTTCAACGCGTCCGGTTTATCCGCGTTTTCATCATCAGAGAATTGTACGAAGATATGGTCGGGATTCATTTCGCTTAATTTTTCAAGAGAAATCAGTTCCTGCGCTTTCGCCGCTTTGACTTCGGCCGGCGCCTTCAGACCTAAATCACCGTATAGCGTGGAGTTGAAATAAACTTGTTCAGGGTAAATATAAATATTGCCTTGTCTGATTCTGATAACCAGCGCGTTTGACTGTTTCGCTTTGCTGTTGATCTTTGTTTTTGTCTTTTTTAGATCCTGTTCGTAATCGGCAATGATTTCTTTCGCTTTTTTCTCTTTACCGGTAAGCTGGGCGAGCAGCATCATGTTTTCTTTCCAGTTTGATGAGATATGAGAGACAGGGATGGTCTCAGCGGTGCCGCTCAATTTTTTTAATGTTTTTTCCGGGAATTTGGTTGATGCCAGAATGACATCCGGCTGCAGCTCAAGAATTTTTTCCATATTCGGCTGCATTTTTTCACCGGTTGATACGGATTTATCTGTAATATCTTTAAACAGTTCCGGGAATTTGCCGGAGAATGAAATCGCTCCTGCCGGATGGACGTCGAGTAATTTGGCGTCTTCCATTGACTCTACGCTGCCTGTAATGGCGATTTTGTCAGTCGGCGCTTTGACTTCATATGTTTTTCCGAGATATTCGATTTTCTTTTTATCTGAAGAAGCGTCCTTTCCTTTACTTGCTGTATCAGATGTTTCTGAGCTTCCGCAAGCCGCGGCCGTGAAAGCCAAAAGCAAAATCATGAAAGCGAATGCCAATTTCTTCATCTATTGTTCCTCCTGTTCAATTGATAACTATTATCAATTGGAATTATAGAGAATGAACAGAGATAAGACCATGGACAATTTCCGGTATTACCATGGACGATCTTCGGAAAAAATGGAAATGCTTTGCTCAATGATCCGCTGATGGCCGCTTGGAGAATATTCAATCCACGGGTCGGATGAAATGGGAAACACGCGTTTATTGCTGACTGCTCTAAGGTTCTGCCATATCTCAGTCTGCTGAATGCGCTGAAAATAGCGAAGTGTTTCCGGTTCTTTGCAAGTAAAAAGCATGATGCAGTCAGCTTGGCAATCCGCCAGCATGTCCAATGAAATCTTTTCGTCGGGAGCAAAGGATTCCGGTTTTGCGGAGGCAAAGCCTAAATCGCCGAAGAAGACTTCCTCAATGCTGTTGTTATGGGCGATATACATATTTTCTTTATACACACGGACAAATAAGAAACGCTGATGACGCACGTTTTGAAGCGAATCCTTCGCTGATTGCGCAAGGCTTTGATAGGCTTCAAGCCAATGCTTTGCTTCCTGTTCTTCATTCAGGTAAGCGGCCGTGCGCAGAAACTGATCTCTCCAATTGTCTTGAGTCGGCAGGTAGAAAACTTCGGTGATATCATTCAGGCGCTGTTTTTCTTCTTCACTGACAGAATCCAGACTGAAAATGATGTCAGGCGCAGCTTGAGACAGCGTATGTAAATTCTCTTCCCAATCTGCGTTGTAGCGGTAAGCGCTCAGGTGAACGGGAATGTCGGAAGAGAATTGTTTGTAATAATAGGCCGTCCATTTCGGGTGAAGCGCCGCAGCGTAAGGCACGTGATGCAGCGGGATCAGATGCCCCATCATTTCTTTCCCGTACGCAGCCATTTTTGTGCGTCTTTTTTTCATATAGCTTGTAGGTGAGCTGCCGGTATGTTTTTTAAAGATGCGGCTGAAATAAAATTCGTCCTGGTAGCCGATTTGATGAGCGATTTCCCGCAGTTTGCAGCTGGCTTTGGCCATCAGTTTTTTTGCATTGGTCATGCGGATGTCTGTGATATATTCTGTTACGCTCTGCCCATATAGCTTTTTAAAGGATTCACTGTAATGCTTGGGGCTGATCCCCGCCATTTGCGCAAGCTGGGTGAGCGTGATTTTTGTGGCGAATTGTGCATGTATGAATTGTTTTGTCTGTTCGATCGCCGCTTTCGTATTGTTCTGATGACACACTTTTGCGGCATACAGGTCGTACATCAGCTGCTGAAAGTCGGCTGTTGATTTCATTTTCTGCAATGCGTCTGCTGATTGCACATTTTCGGAAAGTGACTGAAGCCGGCTTGTCAAATGTTCAACCGTCTGCAAATTCATTTGCTGGAGTCCGTGAAAGATGTCTCCCCCATTAACCGGAAGCATCGCTTCTTCGTCTGAGAAATAGGAAAAAACACGGAGTCTGACGATATACAAATGGATGCCGTCTGACGGCATAGGATCAATATTGAATGTCTCATCACGAGGACAGATGTAGAGTGTTTCCTTCTGGAGCGGGACGCTGTCTGTTCCGATATCAATTTTTCCCTCGCCTTTCACATGAAAGATCAGTACGGGGGAATCAGTGAGCTGATGCTCTGACAGAAGGTCGGCTGTTTTTTTTACGGAGATGATATCAATTGGGTGAAAGAATAATGTGTTTTTCATGAGAAACCACCTTTTAGGAAACATTCATTCAAATGATAACTGTTATCATTTGAATTGTACCAAATAAATGAATGTTTTCCTATAAAAAGGCGGAAATGCAAAACACGTCAAAATGTTACACGTGTAACACGAATCTTGTCAGTATATGAGGTATTGCTTTCTTACGGGCTCGAATTGATCAAGCCGGCGCTGATATGTGCTGATGATGTCTTGAATGGAAGCGCTTTGTTCTATTTTTTTGCGTACCCAGCCGTTGCCGATCAGCTTGTCAAAAGCTCCTGTCGGCAGGAATGAGAAGTCATTCGGATATAAGTCATGCATGGTTTTCAGAATGGAGAGCCCTGTTTTTACCGCTTCAAATGTGTTTCTGTTTGTTACGTAGACTTGTACGCCGTGGCATAGCTTGCCTTGATGCTTGGAGAAGCTGGGGATGAATGAAGCGGCTCTGAAGGTGACGCCGGGAAGCTTGAGGCTGTTAAGGCGTTCTTCAAGCTCTGTGCTCTTCATATAAGGCGCACCGATAAGTTCAAACGGCTTCGTCGTGCCTCTTCCTTCAGATACATTTGTGCCTTCAATTAAGCCTGTTGCCGAATATGCGAATATGCTGTCCGGGGTCGGGATGTTTGGCGAAGGGAGGACGAACGGCAGACCGGTATCTTCAATCGTCATCGTCCGCTTCCAGCGCTTCATCTTTACGACGGTGAGGTCGGCGCCAATATGAAACTCTTTATTGAATAAGAGAGCAAGCTCGCCGATGGTCATGCCGTGCTTCAGCGGGATTGGATAAAGTCCGACAAATGAAGCGTAATGAGGTTCAAGAACCGGGCCGTCCGGATTTCGTCCGCCTTGCGGATTCGGCCGGTCCAAGACATAGAAAGGAATGCCTTTTTCTTTGGCCGCTTCCATGGCATAGGCCATTGTATAAATGTAGGTGTAGTATCGCGTTCCGACATCCTGAATATCGAAAATCAGCACATCCGTATCTTTCAGCATGTCAGGCGTCGGTTTTCTCGTTTCTCCGTAAAGGCTGTAGACGGGAAGCCCTGTTTTTTCGTCTATATAGGATGTGACTTTGTCTCCGGCCTGAGCGTCCCCGCGAACACCGTGCTCCGGTCCGAATAATGCCGTCAAATGAATGTCTTGTGCCTCGTAAAGCACGTCAACGCTGCTTTTCAATGTTGAGTTCACACCGGTCGGATTGGTGATCAGCCCGATCCTTTTTCCCTTCAGTTCTTGTTTATAATCTTTCAGCAGGCGGTCGATGCCTGTTTCGATGCTTGGTTTCTTGGCAGTGTGTGAATTTCTGTCAGAAGCCGCCGAGACTGCCGTCATGGCACTGATGACGACTAATCCGGCGAGAAGCGCAGCCGTTTGTGTTTTCATGATCAGCCCTCCTGTTTAAAGCGGTTTTCCGTTTTTTAGATTAATTCCGAAGCCATAAGGGTACAGCGTCGTTCCCGGGTGAGTGACGGAAGGAATGTCAACGGGCAGCCTGCCTTTCGGTTTTGTCTGTCCGAATATCGCTTCAATGCCTGCCGGAATGTTTGGCTGAAGAAATTGTCCGTCTGCATATCCTTTAAAGCCGTAGACTGCAATAAGGGCTTCAGCTTCTTCAAAATTAGCGGCGTCGTAAGGATTACGAAGGCTCATCAGCACAAAGGGTTTATGGTTCGATTGTGCGGATTTCATGACGGCCCGCGGAAATGCGGTCGTCCACTTGCCGGGATCTGTGACAGAATCGTCAATGGTGCCGTCATTTACGACAGGGTCATTTTTCACGACATATGAGCCTGTAATGACGTAATCGGCGTCGGATACGAGCTTTTTATACTCATCATTAAATGTGCGCTCGGCGAAGTTCATTTTACTGATGGTTACCGGCCGGATCTCTTTCTTCTTGATGAGCTGCCGGATGGTTTGTTCCATGGATGCTGTTTGATCTTCATAAGGAGCGGCAATGAGAACGCGGCTGTTCTTTTTCGGTTTGAATGGAAGGGTACGGTTTTTGTTTTGTAAGACGGTGACGGATCTTTCCGCGATTTGTTTTTCAGCTTTCAGATGGTTTTTGCTTCCGACGGTTTGCTTTGCTTTTGCGACCTTCTTATTCAGACTTGTTTCTTTCGCGGGATATATACCTCTTTTTATTTTCAGGGAAATGATGCGTTCCGCCGATTTGTTAATTTGCTGAACCGGTATTTCCCCTTTCTGAACCGCCTTTTTTAAAGCGGCAAGAACTTGGGCAAAGCGGTTTTCCGTTTGCAGCGATGTCACTTGGGCCGGCATCAGAGCGATATCCACTCCTGCTTTTACGGCCATGACGACCGCCTCTTCCTGGCCGAAATGATCGGCAATGGCTTTCATATTTAATGCATCCGTGACAATGACGCCGTTAAATCCCATTTCCTCACGGAGAAGATGAGTCATCACTTTTTTCGAGAGTGTGGCGGGTACGAGGATGTCTGAACCGTCCAGTTTGCTTTTATAAGTTGTATCGTCAAAAGCGGGAAATTGCACATGGGCTGTCATGATCATATCGGCCCCGGCCTGAATGGCTTTCCGGAACGGATAAAGTTCAATCTGACGCAGCCTTTCTTGACTGTGGGTGACAAGCGGGAGGCCGTAGTGGCTGTCGACATCCGTATCGCCGTGTCCCGGGAAATGTTTGACGGCGGCAGCGACATCCTGTTTTTGCTGAGCCTTCATTGAGGCAAGGCCGAGTGATGCTGTCAGATCACGGTCTGAACTGAATGACCTGACGCCGATGACCGGATTTCCGGGATTATTATTGATATCGAGAACGGGAGCGAAATTCGTATTAATGCCAAGTGCCTTCAGTTCTTTCCCGATTATGGCGCCGGTCTGGGACGCGTAAGCTGTTTTTCTCGCGGCTCCGAGTGCCATATTGCCTGGGAAATGAGTGCCTTCACCAAGTCTTGTTACGATGCCGCCTTCTTGATCAATGCTTAATAAAAGTGGAATATCAGGGCTCGCCTTTTGAAAGGCATCTGTCAGGCGGACCGTTTGCTCAGTGCTTTTTACATTTTCTTCAAATAAGATAACGCCGCCGAACCGGTACTTTTGAATAAGCCCTGCGACTTCGTCATTCATTTGGGTAAGAGCCTGAGGGGATGACTGCCCCTTCTTTTGCCAATTTCGAAAATCAGGCATGAGCATCTGCCCCAGTTTTTCATCTAATGTCATGCGGGATACCGCTTGTTCCGCCTGTGACGGAATGTCCGGTTTTGTCGATGCATGATGTGTGCCGGAAACAATGAACAACAGTAATACAGCTGAGATGACAAGTTTCATAATGATGTCCTCCTGTCGTCATAGTGTAGACAAAAGACTTGGGGTGTCATTCAATGGCTTCGTAAATCGCCTTTACAACGCTGCCGTAGCTTCCGGTCGGGAAAAGATCCCCTTCGAAAACATTGGGGTTTTCACCGGGGCTGACGACGGGGGAATGCTTTTTGTTGGTCAAAAGTGCGATCCCCAGGTTATAAGCGGGGTCAATGATCGTGACGGTGCCGGTCCATCCGGTATGGCCGTAAGCCTGCCTGCTTGCATAAGGACCGAACATCCACTCCATATCAGGGCTGCCGTTTTTCCGCCAGCCGAGAGCGAAAGTCGGGTCAGATGAAGCCGTCGTTGTGAACAGATCAGCCGTTTGTTTATTGAAGAGAGAAACGTGTTTGTAAGTGCCGCCGTTCAGCATGACTTGAAGAAGGACGGCCATGTCATCAGCTCTGGAAAACAGTCCTGCATGGCCGGACACTCCTCCCATTGAGTAAAAAGCTTTTTCGTCGTGAACCTCCCCTTGCAGCGTATACGTCCTGATGTGAGGAAAATGGATGGCCCCGTCACGCGTGTTGCCTAAGCGTTCAGTGGCTGCGAATGCTTTTTCTTTGAAGCCTTTTTGCAGCGGATTGAACAGGGTATGCTTCAGTTTCAGCGGTTTATACAGTTCTTGCTCCGCATAAGCATTGAGGGTTTTTCCGGTTATGTTTTCAATGATGCATCCGAGAAGCATGTACCCGATATCACTGTATACGTGCTTTGTCCCCGGTTTGTATTCAAGCGGGATTTGGGTGAGAAAACGGATCGTTTTGTCCCGTTGTTGTGAATAAAAAGGGCCCGCCGTGTCAGGCTGATAGAAATAAAAACTTGCCGGAAGACCGGATTGATGCTGGAGCACATCAATGACGCGTATGCGGTCTTTCCCTTGAACCGGATCGCTTTTTCTGTCTTTGAAATCGGGAAGGTAAGCCGAGACTTTTTGATATACATCAAGCTTCCCCTGACTGACGAGGCGCTGTAATGCAAAATTCGCCGCGTACATTTTTGTATTGGAAGCTAAATCAAACATAGTTGATGTTTTCATTTTTTTCGGATGGGATAAAAGAACGTTTCCATCATATTTTTTGCTGTAGCCGTATGCTTTCTTTTTTATCACTCGTCCGTCCTTTACGACGACGAGGACGGCGCCCGGGAATCCTGCTGCAATGTCTTTTTCAATCATTTGATCAACCTTTCTGAGCTTTGCTGTATCGTATAATTTGGATTGGGCGAAGGCTTTGTGC is a window encoding:
- a CDS encoding iron-hydroxamate ABC transporter substrate-binding protein, with the translated sequence MKKLAFAFMILLLAFTAAACGSSETSDTASKGKDASSDKKKIEYLGKTYEVKAPTDKIAITGSVESMEDAKLLDVHPAGAISFSGKFPELFKDITDKSVSTGEKMQPNMEKILELQPDVILASTKFPEKTLKKLSGTAETIPVSHISSNWKENMMLLAQLTGKEKKAKEIIADYEQDLKKTKTKINSKAKQSNALVIRIRQGNIYIYPEQVYFNSTLYGDLGLKAPAEVKAAKAQELISLEKLSEMNPDHIFVQFSDDENADKPDALKDLEKNPIWKSLTAVKKDHVYVNTIDPLAQGGTSWSKIRFLQVAADKLTQD
- the pbp4b gene encoding penicillin binding protein PBP4B, which codes for MKTLAAAILTMVISFSFLPQHKAFAQSKLYDTAKLRKVDQMIEKDIAAGFPGAVLVVVKDGRVIKKKAYGYSKKYDGNVLLSHPKKMKTSTMFDLASNTKMYAANFALQRLVSQGKLDVYQKVSAYLPDFKDRKSDPVQGKDRIRVIDVLQHQSGLPASFYFYQPDTAGPFYSQQRDKTIRFLTQIPLEYKPGTKHVYSDIGYMLLGCIIENITGKTLNAYAEQELYKPLKLKHTLFNPLQKGFKEKAFAATERLGNTRDGAIHFPHIRTYTLQGEVHDEKAFYSMGGVSGHAGLFSRADDMAVLLQVMLNGGTYKHVSLFNKQTADLFTTTASSDPTFALGWRKNGSPDMEWMFGPYASRQAYGHTGWTGTVTIIDPAYNLGIALLTNKKHSPVVSPGENPNVFEGDLFPTGSYGSVVKAIYEAIE
- a CDS encoding glycoside hydrolase family 3 protein, with the translated sequence MKLVISAVLLLFIVSGTHHASTKPDIPSQAEQAVSRMTLDEKLGQMLMPDFRNWQKKGQSSPQALTQMNDEVAGLIQKYRFGGVILFEENVKSTEQTVRLTDAFQKASPDIPLLLSIDQEGGIVTRLGEGTHFPGNMALGAARKTAYASQTGAIIGKELKALGINTNFAPVLDINNNPGNPVIGVRSFSSDRDLTASLGLASMKAQQKQDVAAAVKHFPGHGDTDVDSHYGLPLVTHSQERLRQIELYPFRKAIQAGADMIMTAHVQFPAFDDTTYKSKLDGSDILVPATLSKKVMTHLLREEMGFNGVIVTDALNMKAIADHFGQEEAVVMAVKAGVDIALMPAQVTSLQTENRFAQVLAALKKAVQKGEIPVQQINKSAERIISLKIKRGIYPAKETSLNKKVAKAKQTVGSKNHLKAEKQIAERSVTVLQNKNRTLPFKPKKNSRVLIAAPYEDQTASMEQTIRQLIKKKEIRPVTISKMNFAERTFNDEYKKLVSDADYVITGSYVVKNDPVVNDGTIDDSVTDPGKWTTAFPRAVMKSAQSNHKPFVLMSLRNPYDAANFEEAEALIAVYGFKGYADGQFLQPNIPAGIEAIFGQTKPKGRLPVDIPSVTHPGTTLYPYGFGINLKNGKPL
- a CDS encoding AraC family transcriptional regulator, producing MKNTLFFHPIDIISVKKTADLLSEHQLTDSPVLIFHVKGEGKIDIGTDSVPLQKETLYICPRDETFNIDPMPSDGIHLYIVRLRVFSYFSDEEAMLPVNGGDIFHGLQQMNLQTVEHLTSRLQSLSENVQSADALQKMKSTADFQQLMYDLYAAKVCHQNNTKAAIEQTKQFIHAQFATKITLTQLAQMAGISPKHYSESFKKLYGQSVTEYITDIRMTNAKKLMAKASCKLREIAHQIGYQDEFYFSRIFKKHTGSSPTSYMKKRRTKMAAYGKEMMGHLIPLHHVPYAAALHPKWTAYYYKQFSSDIPVHLSAYRYNADWEENLHTLSQAAPDIIFSLDSVSEEEKQRLNDITEVFYLPTQDNWRDQFLRTAAYLNEEQEAKHWLEAYQSLAQSAKDSLQNVRHQRFLFVRVYKENMYIAHNNSIEEVFFGDLGFASAKPESFAPDEKISLDMLADCQADCIMLFTCKEPETLRYFQRIQQTEIWQNLRAVSNKRVFPISSDPWIEYSPSGHQRIIEQSISIFSEDRPW
- a CDS encoding exo-beta-N-acetylmuramidase NamZ domain-containing protein — translated: MKTQTAALLAGLVVISAMTAVSAASDRNSHTAKKPSIETGIDRLLKDYKQELKGKRIGLITNPTGVNSTLKSSVDVLYEAQDIHLTALFGPEHGVRGDAQAGDKVTSYIDEKTGLPVYSLYGETRKPTPDMLKDTDVLIFDIQDVGTRYYTYIYTMAYAMEAAKEKGIPFYVLDRPNPQGGRNPDGPVLEPHYASFVGLYPIPLKHGMTIGELALLFNKEFHIGADLTVVKMKRWKRTMTIEDTGLPFVLPSPNIPTPDSIFAYSATGLIEGTNVSEGRGTTKPFELIGAPYMKSTELEERLNSLKLPGVTFRAASFIPSFSKHQGKLCHGVQVYVTNRNTFEAVKTGLSILKTMHDLYPNDFSFLPTGAFDKLIGNGWVRKKIEQSASIQDIISTYQRRLDQFEPVRKQYLIY